Proteins encoded in a region of the Macrobrachium nipponense isolate FS-2020 chromosome 39, ASM1510439v2, whole genome shotgun sequence genome:
- the LOC135210462 gene encoding tigger transposable element-derived protein 1-like, producing the protein MGPKKVSAKDNGDKKKRMMSIELKQEIIEKHERGVRVIELAKIYDRSTSTICTKLKQKDAIKSATPAKGTTILSQLRTYIHEETEKLLLVWVKEKELARDTVTETVICKKARSIYADLVKKEASTSKEASEEVFKASHGWFHNCKKRTGIHSVVRHGEAASADMKAADTYIQKFTVLVAREGYIPQQAFNCDETGLFWKKMPQRTYITAEEKMMPGHKPMKDRLTLALCANASGDCKVKPLLVYHSENPRAFKMHKILKEKLQVMWRANC; encoded by the coding sequence ATGGGGCCGAAGAAAGTGAGTGCTAAGGACAATGGTgacaagaagaagaggatgatgtcgatagaactaaagcaagaaataatagaaaaacatgagcgtGGCGTACGAGTGATTGAACTCGCAAAGATCTATGACCGTAGTACATCGACAATTTGTACAAAAttgaagcagaaggatgccatcaagagTGCTACACcagcaaaaggaaccacaattctTTCCCAATTAAGGACATATATCCACGAGGAAACGGAGAAGCTTCTGCTCGTGTGGGTGAAAGAGAAGGAGTTGGCAAGAGATACAGTGACGGAGACAGTAATATGCAAGAAGGCACGGAGTATCTATGCcgatttagtgaagaaagaaGCATCAACTTCTAAAGAGGCATCAGAAGAAGTGTTTAAGGCAAGCCATGGCTGGTTTCATAATTGTAAGAagagaactggcatccattcagtggtgaggCATGGCGAAGCTGCGAGTGCGGACATGAAAGCAGCCGATACGTACATCCAAAAGTTCACTGTGCTTGTTGCGAGGGAAGGCTACATCCCGCAACAGGCGTTCAACTGCGATGAAACGGGCctattttggaagaaaatgccaCAGAGGACTTACATCACAGCAGAGGAGAAGATGATGCCAggccataaacccatgaaggaccgTCTGACCCTTGCATTATGTGCAAATGCTAGCGGTGATTGTAAAGTGAAGCCACTGCTAGTTTATCATTCGGAaaatcctcgagccttcaagatgcacaagatactgaaagaaaaattgcaagTTATGTGGCGCGCCAATTGCTAG